Genomic DNA from Amycolatopsis alba DSM 44262:
GATCCAGGCACGAATCCGGGCCGGTGAGTCCGTGGAACAGGTCGCGAGCAGTGCGGGCGTGACCGTGCAGCGCGTCGAGCGCTTCGCGTACCCCGTCCTGCTCGAGCGCTCCCGCACCGCCGAACTGGCCCAGCGCGCGCACCCGATCCGCGAAGACGGCCCCGACGTGCAGACGCTCGGCGAGGTCATGGCGCACTCGTTCGGTCTCCGCGGCCACGACTACAGCCAAGCGACCTGGGACTCCTGGCGCGGCGACGACGGCAAGTGGGTCGTCGTGCTGAGCTGGAAGGCAGGCCGTTCGGACAACCGCGCGCACTGGTCGTTCGCGCCCGGCGCGCACGGCGGCACCGTGCAGGCGCTCGACGAGAACGCCGAAGTCCTGCTCAACCCCAACGCCTACCGCGCCCCGCGCACGGTCCGGGCGCTGGAACCGGCCAAGGACGCCGTCGTCCAGCCCACTCTCGACAGTGCTCCGGACGAGCCGGTCGCGAAGGTGATCGACGCGCCGATCGCGGAGCCTGAAGAAGATGT
This window encodes:
- the sepH gene encoding septation protein SepH, with the protein product MRALRVVGLHEDGKSIVCEDPASRTRFLLPADERLRAAARGDITRLGQIEIELESQMRPREIQARIRAGESVEQVASSAGVTVQRVERFAYPVLLERSRTAELAQRAHPIREDGPDVQTLGEVMAHSFGLRGHDYSQATWDSWRGDDGKWVVVLSWKAGRSDNRAHWSFAPGAHGGTVQALDENAEVLLNPNAYRAPRTVRALEPAKDAVVQPTLDSAPDEPVAKVIDAPIAEPEEDVESPLPADEPEEVAEPAPRAKGKKNHPIVPSWEDVLLGVRSQRG